In Chryseobacterium gleum, a single genomic region encodes these proteins:
- a CDS encoding TonB-dependent receptor yields the protein MKKYIGIAALLGCTIAHAQQTQEGSIDEVNILGRKKIKQERAEFKRHAQSVETLSEEDLNRNNPAAIDQTLSTMPGLQVDKRTNFGGQRLVLRGYGNDQKFNNWGVKAYWNNMPLTNAEGITVLDDVDFAYVTNVEVIKGPAATMYGGGVGGAVRFYTRPDFTKGVSVSENAMFGAFKTFQSRTQLNVADDNYSVSAAYGHLETDGYRPNGGGLKNFFNVNGTVKLSKKDQLSFFASQAYSYEHTSGQISYADYYAGIDNGNAAYISKNAGTKIKSTRVGLSNSVSLTSNLRNYTTLFYYNGNTESVSAGAYGVTSSPNVGLRSTFTLKNEFKDFENRLDFGAEIQNSVSTTSSYRFDGNNPSQPLLTTGMSGASYFKYNNNQSTYFLIDYLTYKPWGLTLLAGISGNRTNYDRKDLFALPGLVAGRKDQSFNKKYDMAYTPHFALQKEWKHQIFNLSYSEGYNSPTAASSFITATNTVNDDLKPERAKMLDFSVHGLLLNTKLDYRISAFRIDYSDKLTQLTIPNSKIPGQTYWTNTGSQKNTGLEFSVGYQYRTENSFIERIVPFVNLSYYDAKYKDFTTIVGGIEKPYDHKSVVGVPRNKYAVGLDIFTKPGFYLVNTYNYLGNVYSDFNNENLVKGFGLLNSKLGFKKSFNKLDLDLYVMGNNLTNQINYTFLFLGSNINDSDKGSNYTVPTDLNPGPGKAYFFYGFNVKYRF from the coding sequence ATGAAAAAATATATAGGCATAGCAGCTTTGTTAGGCTGTACTATTGCACATGCTCAGCAAACACAGGAAGGATCAATTGATGAGGTCAATATCCTTGGAAGAAAAAAAATTAAGCAGGAACGCGCAGAATTCAAAAGACATGCTCAATCTGTAGAAACCCTGTCTGAAGAAGATCTTAACCGAAATAATCCCGCAGCAATTGACCAGACTTTATCCACAATGCCAGGACTTCAGGTAGATAAACGAACGAATTTCGGAGGGCAGAGGCTCGTCCTGAGAGGATATGGGAATGATCAGAAATTTAATAACTGGGGAGTAAAAGCCTACTGGAATAATATGCCCTTAACAAATGCCGAAGGAATCACTGTTTTGGACGATGTGGACTTTGCTTACGTAACCAATGTTGAAGTGATCAAAGGTCCGGCCGCAACCATGTATGGAGGAGGTGTAGGTGGAGCTGTACGCTTCTATACACGTCCGGATTTTACAAAAGGAGTATCAGTTTCAGAAAATGCAATGTTTGGTGCTTTCAAAACCTTTCAGTCAAGAACACAGCTGAATGTTGCTGATGATAATTATTCAGTAAGTGCTGCATACGGACATCTTGAAACAGATGGATACAGACCCAACGGGGGAGGTTTGAAAAACTTTTTCAATGTCAATGGTACGGTCAAATTGAGCAAAAAAGATCAGTTAAGCTTCTTTGCAAGTCAGGCTTATTCCTATGAACATACTTCAGGACAGATTTCATATGCTGATTATTATGCAGGGATTGATAATGGAAATGCCGCTTATATCAGCAAAAATGCCGGCACAAAAATAAAATCCACAAGAGTAGGATTGAGTAATTCCGTAAGTCTTACTTCAAACCTTAGAAATTATACCACTTTATTTTATTATAACGGAAATACAGAAAGTGTTTCAGCAGGAGCATATGGAGTTACAAGTTCCCCGAATGTAGGGTTACGTTCTACTTTTACCCTGAAAAATGAATTTAAAGACTTTGAAAACCGACTGGATTTTGGAGCTGAGATACAGAATTCTGTTTCTACAACTTCCAGCTATCGCTTCGATGGGAATAATCCATCACAACCATTACTGACCACAGGAATGTCCGGAGCTTCTTATTTTAAGTATAATAATAATCAATCTACCTATTTTTTGATCGATTATCTTACGTATAAGCCCTGGGGACTTACATTATTGGCAGGAATAAGCGGTAACAGAACCAACTATGACAGGAAAGACCTTTTTGCTTTGCCAGGGTTGGTTGCAGGCCGTAAGGACCAGTCGTTCAACAAGAAATATGACATGGCCTATACGCCTCACTTTGCATTACAGAAAGAATGGAAACATCAGATCTTTAATCTAAGCTATAGTGAAGGATATAATTCTCCTACGGCAGCTTCTTCGTTTATAACAGCTACCAACACGGTAAATGATGATCTGAAACCTGAGCGTGCAAAAATGCTGGATTTCAGTGTACATGGGCTTTTACTCAATACAAAATTAGATTACCGTATTTCAGCATTCAGAATAGACTATTCCGACAAGCTTACACAGCTCACAATTCCTAATAGTAAGATTCCGGGACAAACCTATTGGACAAATACCGGAAGTCAGAAAAATACAGGACTTGAGTTCAGCGTAGGATATCAGTACAGAACAGAGAACTCATTTATTGAGAGAATTGTTCCCTTTGTAAATCTTTCTTATTATGACGCAAAGTATAAAGATTTTACAACCATAGTCGGAGGAATAGAAAAACCTTATGATCACAAATCTGTGGTGGGTGTTCCAAGAAATAAATATGCTGTAGGATTAGATATTTTTACCAAGCCGGGATTTTATCTTGTGAATACCTATAACTATCTGGGAAATGTTTATTCTGATTTTAACAATGAGAATCTGGTAAAAGGTTTTGGGTTACTTAATTCAAAATTAGGATTTAAAAAGTCATTCAATAAACTGGATCTGGACCTGTATGTGATGGGCAATAATCTTACGAACCAGATTAACTATACCTTTTTATTCTTGGGGAGTAATATCAATGATTCAGATAAGGGAAGCAATTATACAGTTCCTACAGATCTTAATCCCGGACCCGGAAAAGCTTATTTCTTTTATGGATTCAATGTAAAATACAGATTCTAA